In the genome of Thunnus maccoyii chromosome 15, fThuMac1.1, whole genome shotgun sequence, one region contains:
- the LOC121913504 gene encoding trypsin-3-like, which yields MKALVFHITYHPLYTVAVAAAKDDKIVGGYECPRHSVPYQVSLNAGYHFCGGSLISSLWVVSAAHCYKSTMTSRIQVRLGEHNIAVNEGTEQWIDSAKLIKHPQYNSYNLDNDIMLIKLSRPAALNSYVQTVSLPSRCPMADENCLVSGWGNTSANGSKLSPKAERKKERREL from the exons GTTTTCCATATTACATACCATCCCTTATATACTGTTGCAGTTGCTGCAGCCAAGGATGATAAGATTGTCGGAGGGTATGAGTGTCCCAGGCACTCTGTTCCCTACCAGGTGTCTCTGAACGCTGGCTACCACTTCTGCGGAGGCTCCCTCATCTCCAGCCTGTGGGTGGTGTCTGCCGCTCACTGCTATAAGTC TACCATGACCAGTCGTATCCAGGTCCGTCTTGGTGAGCACAACATCGCTGTGAATGAAGGCACCGAGCAGTGGATTGACTCTGCCAAGCTGATCAAGCACCCGCAGTACAACAGCTACAACCTGGACAACGACATCATGCTGATCAAGCTGAGCCGCCCCGCCGCCCTCAACAGCTACGTCCAGACTGTGTCCCTGCCCTCTCGCTGCCCCATGGCCGACGAGAACTGCCTGGTGTCCGGATGGGGCAACACGTCCGCCAACGGCAGTAAGTTGAGCCCGAAAgctgagaggaagaaagagaggagagagttaTAA